In the genome of Massilibacillus massiliensis, one region contains:
- a CDS encoding transcriptional regulator, with amino-acid sequence MAIITQTNRTILFEEINPEKLDLLTMVGDVKEMDSLNDEKIKEINEHLLVRNFDEFLEKFDPVVYSFYNANNQRVMYTLKKPESIPDELLTEIHLNMHNDFLKMLLTLVETKRSQGLLNVDFKFEKLTNLISPAKVMEDIRQLRKEMRYIYSEYAQLDDGDPKKLDVGDKLNVMFEEASTNYNNVMAMLPLAIEDIKTRLLLGAGGDGANDTPLTLGVLSMGEEGELKILEAPKPETKALATLDDQINGGLITAIEEDYEALNEENHNNYVKALVARTFCPLPSTMVSTVDAAKEIANYNSYLEFYKTAKDDFIKTVKPLIEKVLGVRMFFEQYPTKLKGMRPSLLISNASNDMVAKTSNVPRLTTYLNTVNAKNDFNNTLWYAIFPSVSLDQNSKMKLTRERFKGNQIVENLNVNSVESLARILDVMKDYRVQCFFSYETGDKTTFNYMATEGIDKFVERCASLTGKTYSEFAIPCIPNFTIVPKDKSGVILDKKMFLNDANLAELSDAKEDIMKLWIDGVYIGAAFVAAGLCAAMQCPEYLKKTFKRNVDSELPGVRFDIEADDHPLRVRTSLAKEITGFTNSIKDDINRKSFGFVFSSENAAFDGMNITDIMVYKARNLLYDAELGVYEPIFKTQVTTYIERILRHATGDFKQDNIVKFFSNNPQSQKSLWVGKRDKINSIISEGDDISYIIDEINGICTLDITFNGNVKNLEIEINRLTSAGHSA; translated from the coding sequence TTGGCCATTATTACGCAAACCAATCGAACTATATTGTTTGAAGAAATCAATCCTGAAAAACTCGACTTGCTCACTATGGTGGGCGATGTAAAGGAAATGGACAGCTTAAATGACGAGAAAATCAAAGAGATCAATGAACATCTGTTAGTCAGAAATTTTGACGAGTTCCTAGAAAAATTTGATCCTGTGGTTTACTCCTTTTATAATGCGAATAATCAACGTGTCATGTATACGTTGAAAAAACCTGAAAGTATTCCGGACGAACTGTTAACAGAAATTCATCTTAACATGCACAATGATTTTCTTAAGATGTTATTGACATTGGTAGAAACCAAACGCTCACAAGGTCTTTTAAATGTCGATTTCAAATTTGAAAAATTGACCAATTTGATTTCGCCGGCCAAAGTTATGGAAGATATTCGTCAGCTTAGAAAAGAAATGCGCTATATTTATTCCGAGTATGCGCAGCTTGATGATGGTGATCCAAAAAAACTTGATGTGGGCGACAAACTGAATGTCATGTTTGAAGAAGCCAGCACGAATTACAACAACGTTATGGCTATGCTTCCACTGGCGATTGAAGATATTAAGACACGGCTGTTACTAGGTGCCGGCGGTGACGGTGCAAATGATACACCGCTTACGCTTGGGGTATTGTCCATGGGGGAAGAAGGCGAACTCAAAATACTAGAAGCGCCAAAACCGGAAACAAAGGCATTGGCAACGCTGGACGATCAGATCAATGGAGGCCTCATTACAGCAATTGAAGAAGATTATGAAGCATTGAACGAAGAAAATCACAACAATTATGTAAAAGCACTCGTTGCTCGGACCTTTTGTCCATTGCCGTCCACAATGGTATCAACTGTTGATGCCGCAAAAGAAATTGCAAACTACAATTCCTACTTGGAATTTTATAAAACCGCTAAAGATGATTTTATTAAAACTGTAAAACCTTTGATTGAAAAAGTACTGGGGGTCAGGATGTTCTTCGAACAATATCCGACAAAACTTAAAGGCATGCGTCCATCCTTGCTCATTAGCAACGCGAGCAATGACATGGTAGCAAAAACATCAAATGTTCCACGTCTGACCACGTATTTAAATACAGTCAATGCGAAAAATGATTTCAATAACACCTTATGGTACGCGATCTTCCCATCCGTATCGCTTGATCAAAATTCAAAAATGAAATTAACGCGCGAACGGTTTAAAGGAAATCAAATCGTCGAAAATCTAAACGTCAACAGCGTAGAATCATTAGCACGCATTCTCGATGTGATGAAAGATTATCGTGTACAATGCTTCTTTAGCTATGAGACTGGCGACAAAACGACCTTTAATTATATGGCGACTGAAGGAATCGACAAATTTGTTGAACGTTGTGCGAGTCTGACAGGTAAAACGTACAGTGAATTTGCCATCCCATGTATTCCGAATTTCACCATCGTACCAAAAGATAAATCTGGTGTCATTCTCGATAAAAAGATGTTCTTAAACGATGCGAATCTGGCGGAACTTTCTGACGCGAAAGAAGATATCATGAAGCTATGGATAGATGGTGTTTACATTGGGGCAGCTTTTGTTGCAGCAGGTCTGTGCGCTGCGATGCAATGTCCGGAATACCTCAAAAAAACCTTTAAGCGTAATGTTGACAGCGAATTGCCGGGTGTGCGTTTTGATATCGAAGCCGATGATCATCCGCTTCGTGTGCGGACATCGCTGGCAAAGGAAATTACCGGATTTACAAACAGCATTAAAGACGATATCAATCGTAAAAGCTTCGGCTTCGTGTTTTCCTCTGAAAACGCTGCCTTCGATGGCATGAATATTACGGATATCATGGTATATAAAGCGCGCAACCTTCTTTATGATGCGGAGCTTGGTGTTTACGAACCAATTTTTAAGACACAGGTTACGACTTATATCGAACGTATTCTGCGTCATGCTACCGGTGATTTCAAACAAGATAATATTGTAAAATTCTTTTCCAATAATCCGCAGAGTCAAAAAAGCCTATGGGTTGGGAAACGCGATAAAATCAACTCAATTATCAGTGAAGGCGATGATATTAGTTACATCATTGACGAAATTAACGGCATCTGTACGCTGGATATCACCTTTAACGGCAATGTGAAAAATCTTGAAATTGAGATCAACCGTTTGACTTCAGCAGGACACAGCGCATAA
- a CDS encoding membrane-associated protease 1, which produces MAFRIKIEGQEPFDIPPECTKSVSFTTEIPLDSNARTKDVGTGLVITGKILAATDGDPDDSTRKMALWSVVPAEKADCYRKITIELTAAGIIERKYHFPNAFVVDYKEEYGDVNGTGTFTLVLRQKKDKFANVTVEGGYPA; this is translated from the coding sequence ATGGCGTTTCGTATCAAAATTGAAGGACAAGAACCATTTGACATTCCGCCGGAATGTACAAAAAGCGTAAGCTTTACGACAGAAATTCCACTTGATTCCAATGCGCGCACTAAGGATGTGGGAACAGGCTTGGTGATCACTGGGAAAATCCTCGCCGCTACGGATGGCGACCCGGATGACAGTACGCGCAAGATGGCTTTGTGGTCAGTCGTACCGGCAGAAAAAGCAGATTGCTATCGCAAAATTACGATTGAGTTGACGGCAGCAGGCATTATTGAACGGAAATACCATTTTCCAAATGCATTTGTCGTAGACTATAAAGAAGAATATGGCGATGTGAATGGTACAGGCACCTTTACGCTGGTTCTCCGGCAGAAGAAAGATAAATTCGCAAATGTTACCGTAGAAGGCGGATACCCTGCCTAA
- a CDS encoding J domain-containing protein codes for MDFNPYAILGVSKDAGEEEIKKAYRKLAKKYHPDVNRDNPVAEQKFKDVGEAYRILSDKQARRSYDTAAQKTAKTASKEPRRQSFETNDAFDIANMAQGMQGNFERYFGFDPQTGKVTREEKLNVNAKKKKNPLDTTAMFDSFFSSFKK; via the coding sequence ATGGATTTTAATCCTTATGCAATACTGGGAGTGTCAAAGGACGCTGGCGAAGAAGAAATTAAAAAGGCGTATCGGAAGCTTGCAAAAAAATATCACCCGGACGTCAATCGAGATAATCCGGTAGCGGAGCAAAAATTTAAAGATGTTGGCGAAGCCTATCGGATTTTAAGTGACAAACAGGCGCGCCGATCCTATGATACGGCAGCGCAAAAAACAGCGAAAACAGCATCGAAAGAGCCACGGCGGCAGTCTTTCGAGACAAATGACGCGTTTGACATTGCCAATATGGCACAGGGAATGCAGGGGAATTTTGAACGTTACTTTGGTTTTGATCCTCAGACCGGCAAGGTTACAAGAGAAGAAAAATTAAATGTAAATGCGAAAAAAAAGAAAAATCCGCTTGATACCACCGCTATGTTTGACAGTTTCTTTTCCAGTTTTAAAAAGTAA
- a CDS encoding FHA domain-containing protein, whose product MNKKKNIDLAIAGLCGLILLIALYGLEDAMSGVYIAVCAGSALIVFLAFYLTSASKEWNVAEHLPIAGGGIITELVLLNEEENPIAAWDMFEKTALVIGKDVKENHVDVNLNQSVYASMIDIEHAVLNYADNHWYIEDLGSKNGVILQKNADGRKYKLSADQPCKLDSGDMIIIGLTKLLAK is encoded by the coding sequence ATGAATAAGAAAAAAAATATTGATTTGGCAATTGCCGGACTGTGCGGATTGATCCTTTTGATTGCTTTGTACGGTCTGGAAGATGCCATGAGTGGAGTATATATCGCTGTTTGCGCCGGCAGTGCTCTGATTGTATTCTTGGCTTTTTATTTGACGTCCGCGTCTAAAGAATGGAATGTAGCAGAGCATCTGCCAATTGCAGGGGGCGGCATTATTACAGAATTGGTGCTCCTCAATGAAGAAGAGAATCCAATTGCCGCCTGGGATATGTTTGAGAAAACGGCGCTCGTTATCGGTAAAGACGTCAAGGAAAATCACGTAGATGTCAATCTAAATCAAAGTGTTTATGCTTCGATGATCGATATCGAACATGCTGTTTTAAATTATGCTGACAACCATTGGTATATCGAAGACTTAGGTTCAAAAAATGGTGTGATACTGCAAAAAAATGCTGACGGACGAAAATACAAACTTTCCGCTGATCAGCCGTGCAAGCTCGATTCAGGTGATATGATCATCATCGGGTTGACAAAGCTGTTAGCAAAGTAA
- a CDS encoding FHA domain-containing protein, whose amino-acid sequence MSNLIRCQNGHMFSSRRYGTVCPYCNIETATKEKKETGLTDVDVEEMLFLEDVQPVCGWIVCISGPRQGKDYKIKTGKNFIGRADDMDIQILGDNKISRRNHGIIVFDPKKKETVLLPGESNGIVYHQGDAVYMPKVLNTYDVIELGDSKFLFIPFCGDQFNWEDVKKPKGDAQSGAAGAES is encoded by the coding sequence ATGAGCAATTTAATTCGCTGTCAAAATGGACATATGTTTAGTTCTAGGCGTTACGGAACGGTTTGTCCGTACTGCAATATTGAAACAGCTACTAAAGAAAAAAAAGAAACCGGACTTACGGATGTTGATGTGGAAGAAATGCTGTTTTTAGAAGATGTGCAGCCGGTGTGTGGCTGGATCGTATGTATATCAGGACCTAGACAAGGTAAGGATTACAAAATTAAAACAGGAAAAAACTTTATTGGGCGTGCCGACGATATGGATATCCAAATTCTCGGTGACAATAAAATCTCACGCCGCAATCATGGCATCATTGTTTTCGATCCTAAGAAGAAAGAAACTGTTCTATTACCGGGGGAATCAAACGGTATCGTCTATCATCAAGGTGACGCTGTTTATATGCCGAAAGTTTTAAATACCTATGATGTCATTGAACTGGGAGACAGTAAATTTCTCTTCATTCCATTCTGTGGAGATCAGTTTAATTGGGAAGATGTGAAAAAACCGAAAGGCGATGCACAGAGTGGTGCGGCGGGAGCAGAATCATGA
- a CDS encoding PP2C family protein-serine/threonine phosphatase → MTQIPGILILVLTLLVFALLIKRMCASSAKTVRIGKCMTIGDREVQEDNYAVWENSAGSLLVLADGMGRKYGGKIAGRIAVETFVDLFKEYKAFEKPHYYFRKAFHAANRAILNKVEDGRGSASVAAVLITDHTLYYALVGNIKIAVYHGDDLVPVSEGHTIDVLARQKYVQGSLAKESAIALLDRHRLYNFVGQDGFKDIEFFSQPLPLRSGDAVVLMSDGVYETLIWREIEQELAQGRDAQAQALQIIERVNRSKFQGKDNASIMIYKE, encoded by the coding sequence ATGACACAAATACCGGGTATTCTTATCCTCGTACTAACGCTTCTTGTCTTTGCCTTGCTCATAAAAAGAATGTGTGCTTCATCTGCAAAGACTGTTAGGATAGGAAAATGTATGACCATCGGTGATCGTGAAGTGCAAGAAGACAATTACGCCGTTTGGGAAAATAGTGCAGGATCACTGCTGGTACTAGCCGATGGTATGGGCAGAAAGTATGGTGGTAAAATTGCCGGACGCATTGCCGTAGAAACCTTCGTTGATTTATTTAAAGAGTATAAAGCATTTGAAAAACCACACTATTACTTTCGCAAAGCCTTCCATGCGGCGAATCGAGCCATATTAAACAAGGTCGAAGACGGACGTGGCTCGGCGAGTGTTGCCGCAGTGCTGATTACTGACCATACGCTTTACTATGCGCTTGTCGGTAATATTAAAATTGCGGTCTATCATGGTGATGATCTTGTACCGGTCAGTGAAGGGCATACCATTGACGTGCTAGCCAGACAAAAATATGTGCAGGGAAGTTTAGCAAAAGAAAGTGCAATTGCGCTTTTAGACCGACACCGATTATATAATTTTGTCGGACAAGATGGTTTTAAAGATATAGAATTTTTCAGCCAGCCGCTGCCGCTTCGTTCAGGCGATGCTGTTGTTCTCATGAGTGATGGCGTTTACGAAACACTGATTTGGCGTGAAATAGAGCAAGAACTCGCACAAGGACGAGATGCGCAGGCGCAGGCTTTACAAATAATCGAACGAGTGAACCGCAGTAAATTTCAAGGCAAAGACAATGCCAGCATTATGATTTATAAAGAGTAG
- a CDS encoding PP2C family protein-serine/threonine phosphatase, whose protein sequence is MKKLNSELKAAFISEAGAALTNNDYFAFVELDDYACYVIADGLTDLERSESAQKAVESVILHFQERPSISGRVLGSYLVKANRDLLQTNGREALKASVTVIVTDYESVRYAVAGNTRFRLYRDGMLSAKSKDMSLAQDLVEKNEITPNVLSRHEERHNLYTYLGQEKDFKPYVSGKQKLMNGDIAVLYTRGIWENLEEADLDDIFSETTDDPQEPLDNTEDMLLSKQLPALDNYTMAVVFINKVFIDPNRDRRRKRRIKIAIIVCIVLLIIGVIAYVLYSRHKDKVDEMNLRMDSAIACMQDNNYIRARDEVQKALQPAEKLKDKEKIEQLNNYLRLIESVIAADDAYQNQKFEDAYQGYQTALERSRYADKLGEKYIQRRLANTEDNMTVADFINLGDKAMEQGELGQAEVYYLRAKAFAAKIHSADGKVQAQVAIDKLYDAKQKQKDEQEKKDKQRLSDDISDLITQGDALSQYGDLDLAEQKYLSARALAAAHYDADGKKEALGALEKLGQARGKAAQAAQKEANQYASDYMSAAALVGQGDAAFSQADYTGAAASYNAALSQYTALGDTAQSSILSGKLQSVAAKQQEIDQQKINAVQTEAQASALYASKEYSAAKQMYRQAQQLYLALGNQTKADEIAIMLDRIDADAAIMANLPQ, encoded by the coding sequence ATGAAAAAGCTAAACAGTGAATTAAAAGCTGCATTTATATCGGAAGCCGGGGCAGCACTTACGAACAATGACTACTTCGCTTTTGTCGAGCTCGACGATTATGCTTGTTACGTCATTGCGGATGGGCTTACGGATTTAGAACGATCAGAAAGTGCCCAAAAAGCGGTGGAAAGTGTTATCTTGCATTTTCAAGAACGGCCGTCGATATCCGGGCGCGTTTTAGGCTCCTATTTGGTGAAAGCCAATCGTGATCTTTTGCAGACGAATGGACGTGAAGCACTCAAGGCTTCGGTGACTGTGATTGTTACGGACTATGAATCCGTACGCTATGCTGTTGCCGGTAATACACGTTTCCGCCTGTATCGGGACGGCATGCTCAGTGCAAAATCAAAAGATATGTCTTTAGCCCAAGATCTAGTCGAAAAAAACGAAATTACACCCAATGTCCTGTCCAGGCATGAAGAAAGACATAATCTTTATACCTATCTCGGGCAGGAAAAAGATTTTAAGCCTTACGTATCCGGTAAACAAAAATTGATGAATGGCGATATCGCTGTTCTATACACACGTGGTATATGGGAAAACCTTGAGGAAGCGGATCTCGACGATATATTTTCTGAGACGACGGATGATCCGCAGGAACCATTGGATAATACAGAAGATATGCTGCTGTCCAAACAGCTGCCGGCTCTTGATAATTATACGATGGCAGTTGTCTTCATCAATAAAGTTTTCATTGATCCAAATCGTGATCGACGACGGAAACGCAGGATCAAAATTGCCATCATTGTTTGTATTGTTCTTCTTATCATTGGGGTGATTGCCTATGTTCTTTATAGCCGTCACAAAGATAAAGTCGATGAGATGAATCTTAGGATGGATAGTGCGATTGCTTGTATGCAGGACAATAACTATATTCGGGCTCGTGACGAAGTGCAAAAAGCGCTGCAACCGGCTGAAAAACTCAAAGACAAAGAAAAAATCGAGCAGCTTAATAACTACCTGCGATTGATAGAGAGTGTTATCGCCGCTGATGATGCCTATCAGAATCAGAAATTCGAAGATGCTTACCAAGGCTATCAAACCGCGCTGGAGAGATCGCGTTATGCAGATAAACTTGGTGAGAAATATATTCAAAGACGGCTTGCAAATACCGAAGACAATATGACAGTTGCAGACTTTATTAATCTAGGTGACAAAGCTATGGAACAGGGCGAGCTTGGACAAGCGGAAGTGTATTATTTGCGGGCAAAAGCCTTTGCTGCTAAAATCCATTCCGCTGACGGTAAAGTGCAGGCACAAGTTGCGATTGACAAATTGTATGATGCAAAACAGAAACAAAAAGATGAACAGGAAAAGAAAGATAAACAACGCTTGAGTGATGACATTAGCGATCTGATTACCCAGGGGGATGCATTATCACAATACGGTGATTTAGATTTGGCGGAACAAAAATATCTGTCGGCCCGTGCTCTGGCAGCTGCCCATTATGATGCAGATGGTAAAAAAGAAGCACTGGGAGCTCTTGAAAAACTTGGTCAAGCGAGAGGAAAAGCAGCACAAGCAGCGCAAAAAGAAGCAAATCAATACGCCTCGGACTATATGAGTGCGGCTGCACTTGTCGGACAAGGCGATGCGGCATTTTCTCAGGCGGACTATACAGGTGCTGCGGCTAGTTATAACGCTGCATTATCTCAATACACCGCACTTGGTGATACAGCGCAAAGTTCGATTCTTAGCGGTAAACTGCAAAGCGTAGCTGCCAAGCAGCAGGAGATCGATCAGCAGAAAATCAATGCCGTGCAAACGGAAGCACAGGCGAGTGCGCTCTATGCTTCCAAAGAGTATAGTGCAGCGAAACAGATGTACCGCCAAGCGCAGCAGCTCTATTTGGCGCTTGGTAATCAGACGAAAGCAGATGAAATTGCAATTATGCTTGACAGAATTGATGCGGATGCCGCGATTATGGCGAATCTGCCGCAGTAA
- a CDS encoding Hsp70 family protein, which translates to MDKYSYTLNIDGNAVKRKQNRYYKRDLELMTGHQLREICRREKIIHGVVSPLDKDDLIRVILRYRGADENLLIKTYNEKGYAALQNVISKVQIHYETDIRPDCSAKIVVYEGLSLDYYDELTIKYHAKLAGTNALIVSADNTLCGILNVETKGSSKDSLYLTKASRLPCSEAQIKNYSLLCMDKANSEMLQRIYSGDYAYMPQHLIVYRVPLLDFMVRKPVALTMPIAIDFGTTSTTAGVYLDSLYFERTDMEPGQLGLLENDVNYAVFYDSIQDYHETTLLPSVVGVLSIHGGADPEYLFGYDAVKLANSSYIDEGFCVFYDIKRWIGDYEKSEEIIDKQGRRAFVKRKDILKAYFRHIVEAMKNRFKCDIQAVHISSPVKQKYLFQALFSEILPEYTVEKEDMLDEGIAVLYNTISEMISQKSAQENTTYRALVIDCGGGTTDLSSCSFRVSTQRVAYKIDIETAYENGDTDFGGNNLTFRIMQLLKIRLYKALAPKEWQSGSPDINDLLNTFDLDVFRYVDEYGAKKLYQQFDTAYAEAEAFLPTKFRDWEKLSRSDYYKVKNNFYFLFHTAERIKKEFYNKVGTLRVGLSCNDRIDSAATMLFVDKWKLTAMQGRDLVTVKDFPEVYFSIFDIMLILRADIYGVIHKFMDEMYGSHELDEYTMIKLTGQSCKIDIFRDALKEFVPGKTIKFKRKSGDLTDDFELKMTCIDGALKYLKDKKYGFADVKITSRTPALPYIITAYTHTGQEIVLIHGLQKGKSGGHISRNMDDLTLKLYLKDMNEKVRYNFTYACTLGEFQAMEYEKIAELYEVDIPQDDVDSIVDREVKFFAWTEPRRWGFLVLPIYRDGEILMLGRLQFFSFESDAWVENFFDGTK; encoded by the coding sequence ATGGATAAATACAGTTATACCTTGAATATTGATGGTAATGCGGTCAAAAGAAAGCAAAACCGCTATTATAAACGTGACCTGGAACTTATGACGGGGCACCAGCTCAGAGAAATATGCAGACGGGAAAAGATCATCCATGGGGTTGTAAGTCCGCTTGACAAAGATGACTTGATTCGTGTCATTCTCAGATACCGTGGTGCAGATGAGAATCTTTTAATTAAAACCTATAATGAAAAAGGTTATGCGGCTTTACAAAATGTGATTTCTAAAGTACAGATCCATTATGAAACCGATATCCGCCCCGATTGCAGTGCCAAAATTGTCGTTTATGAAGGGTTATCGCTCGATTACTACGACGAACTGACAATTAAATATCATGCCAAGCTAGCTGGGACCAATGCGCTGATCGTAAGCGCGGATAACACTTTGTGCGGCATTTTAAATGTTGAAACCAAAGGCAGCAGCAAAGATTCTTTATATTTAACTAAAGCATCTAGACTGCCCTGCAGCGAAGCACAAATCAAAAATTACAGTCTGCTGTGTATGGACAAGGCAAATTCTGAGATGCTGCAGCGTATTTACAGCGGCGATTACGCTTATATGCCACAACATTTGATTGTATATCGCGTGCCGCTTTTAGATTTTATGGTGAGAAAACCGGTAGCGCTTACCATGCCCATTGCGATAGATTTTGGTACTACGAGCACGACAGCCGGTGTATATCTGGATAGTCTGTACTTTGAGCGCACTGATATGGAGCCGGGACAGCTTGGTCTGTTAGAAAACGATGTAAATTATGCAGTGTTTTACGATAGCATCCAGGATTATCATGAAACCACGCTCTTACCGAGCGTAGTTGGTGTCCTTTCCATTCACGGTGGGGCAGACCCGGAATACCTATTTGGCTATGATGCTGTAAAACTAGCCAATTCCAGTTATATCGATGAAGGGTTTTGTGTGTTTTATGATATCAAGCGGTGGATCGGTGATTATGAAAAAAGTGAGGAAATTATCGATAAACAAGGGCGACGTGCTTTTGTCAAACGAAAAGATATCCTAAAAGCCTACTTTCGGCATATCGTCGAAGCGATGAAAAATCGTTTCAAATGCGATATTCAGGCTGTACATATTTCCAGTCCTGTCAAACAAAAGTATTTGTTTCAAGCGCTCTTTTCTGAAATCCTGCCTGAATATACCGTCGAAAAAGAAGATATGCTCGATGAAGGAATTGCCGTACTTTACAATACGATTTCTGAAATGATTTCGCAAAAAAGTGCGCAGGAAAATACAACTTACAGAGCACTGGTCATTGATTGCGGCGGCGGAACTACTGACTTATCCTCCTGTAGTTTTCGTGTCAGTACCCAGCGGGTTGCTTATAAAATCGACATTGAGACTGCTTACGAAAACGGGGATACCGACTTTGGCGGCAACAACCTGACCTTCCGGATTATGCAGCTTTTAAAAATCCGTCTCTATAAAGCATTGGCCCCGAAAGAATGGCAGTCAGGCAGTCCGGACATCAATGATCTATTGAATACATTCGATCTGGATGTATTCCGCTATGTAGACGAGTATGGGGCGAAGAAGCTTTATCAGCAATTTGATACCGCGTACGCTGAAGCAGAGGCATTCTTGCCAACAAAATTCCGTGATTGGGAAAAGCTTAGCCGCAGTGATTACTACAAGGTGAAAAATAATTTTTATTTTCTGTTTCACACAGCCGAACGCATAAAAAAAGAATTCTACAATAAAGTCGGCACACTGCGTGTTGGTCTATCGTGTAATGATCGCATAGATTCGGCGGCTACCATGCTCTTTGTGGATAAATGGAAATTGACTGCGATGCAAGGCAGAGATCTTGTAACCGTGAAAGATTTCCCTGAAGTATATTTCAGTATATTTGATATTATGCTGATCCTGCGGGCCGACATTTATGGTGTCATCCATAAATTTATGGATGAGATGTATGGCAGCCATGAGCTGGATGAATATACCATGATTAAATTGACCGGACAATCCTGTAAGATTGATATCTTTCGTGATGCATTAAAGGAATTTGTCCCGGGAAAGACCATCAAATTTAAACGAAAATCCGGCGATCTTACAGATGATTTTGAACTTAAAATGACTTGTATCGATGGTGCTTTAAAATATCTGAAAGACAAAAAATATGGGTTTGCCGACGTCAAAATTACCAGCCGCACGCCGGCATTGCCGTATATCATTACTGCGTATACGCATACAGGGCAGGAAATTGTGCTCATCCATGGTTTGCAAAAAGGGAAAAGCGGCGGACATATCTCCCGCAATATGGATGACTTGACGTTAAAGCTCTATCTCAAAGATATGAATGAAAAAGTCCGTTACAACTTCACGTATGCTTGTACATTAGGCGAATTTCAGGCAATGGAGTATGAAAAAATAGCCGAGCTCTATGAGGTTGATATTCCACAGGATGATGTCGACAGTATCGTTGACCGTGAAGTGAAATTTTTTGCCTGGACCGAACCACGTCGGTGGGGATTTCTCGTTTTACCGATTTATCGTGACGGAGAAATTCTGATGCTGGGACGCTTACAGTTCTTTAGTTTCGAAAGCGATGCTTGGGTAGAAAATTTCTTTGACGGAACCAAATGA
- a CDS encoding tetratricopeptide repeat protein: protein MKTTMRRMVVFLLLLSLILTGLPQVQAVNISKDTLKKIDKDDLKKVAAIGAAAVAVEKLKPKAKPPVLPESPKVEIPGTEPPAESTNKKEVKKAAKEKAEALEEAAEESFAQVAAMAETGDVQAQYILGIAYYTGMQVQMDEQAAITWWRRASLGGHPDAGAYIGLAYAEGFGNMTKSQEGADWNYLQAEQKDSALARVLLGIADYKTNDLTQKDKAVKRFQAAAQQGNPQAKTFLEVIAQRGTEAPIDFGKNLDWKKEAQKTPLTDLYTQAGTNAFWGRIVAQDYTVAVHWWELAAKQDHSLAQALLGTAYYTGRGVPQDEETAVVLFKTAAAKNEPLAQYMLGKAYLAGNVIQRNKELARQLFRAAGAAGIADAVRQAELLERGK from the coding sequence ATGAAAACAACCATGCGACGAATGGTGGTGTTCTTGCTTTTACTCAGTCTTATATTGACCGGTTTGCCCCAAGTACAGGCTGTGAATATCAGCAAAGATACCCTCAAAAAAATTGACAAAGATGATCTGAAAAAAGTCGCTGCAATCGGTGCGGCAGCCGTGGCAGTAGAAAAACTCAAACCAAAAGCCAAGCCGCCTGTTTTGCCGGAATCGCCTAAAGTAGAGATTCCCGGCACAGAACCACCGGCAGAATCAACAAACAAAAAAGAAGTAAAAAAAGCAGCAAAGGAAAAAGCGGAAGCTTTAGAAGAGGCCGCAGAAGAAAGCTTTGCCCAAGTCGCAGCGATGGCAGAAACTGGAGATGTGCAAGCGCAATATATTTTGGGCATTGCCTACTATACCGGCATGCAGGTGCAAATGGATGAGCAAGCCGCGATTACTTGGTGGCGCAGGGCTTCCCTTGGCGGTCATCCCGACGCCGGTGCATATATCGGACTTGCTTATGCCGAAGGTTTTGGCAATATGACAAAAAGTCAGGAAGGTGCTGATTGGAACTATCTGCAGGCTGAACAAAAAGATTCTGCACTTGCCAGAGTATTACTTGGCATTGCTGATTATAAAACCAACGATCTTACCCAAAAAGACAAGGCCGTGAAACGCTTCCAAGCAGCCGCACAACAAGGCAATCCTCAGGCTAAAACTTTTTTAGAAGTCATCGCACAGAGAGGCACCGAAGCACCGATTGATTTCGGTAAAAATCTTGATTGGAAAAAGGAAGCACAGAAAACGCCGCTGACTGATCTTTATACACAAGCAGGTACAAATGCTTTCTGGGGACGTATTGTTGCGCAGGATTATACAGTCGCTGTTCATTGGTGGGAACTGGCTGCAAAGCAGGATCACTCGTTAGCCCAAGCTTTGCTTGGTACCGCCTATTATACGGGACGTGGTGTACCGCAAGACGAAGAAACAGCCGTTGTGCTTTTTAAAACAGCCGCTGCTAAAAATGAACCGCTGGCACAATATATGCTCGGAAAGGCTTATTTGGCTGGAAATGTGATACAAAGAAATAAAGAATTGGCCCGCCAGCTTTTCCGCGCAGCGGGAGCGGCTGGTATTGCAGATGCTGTTCGGCAAGCGGAACTATTGGAAAGAGGAAAATAA